aagaagggtCTTCACCCTGAACCTCACGCATTTCCAAGGCCGCCTGGGCTGCGCGCCGCAGCGAGCGGGGGAACTTGCTCAGAACGGCATCGCGGGACCCCAGCTGCCCGAGTTCTGCATCTTGTTGCTGGACGGTGGCAGCGTCCACGCCGCGGCGGTCGCCACGCTGTGCGATGTCGGCAAAGATTCTTTGGAAGATGAACTTCTCGGTCGGGGTGATCGTGGACTTTTCGGGGTTATTGAAGCCGCTGGGGATGTCGGGTCGCTTGTCGGCCGGGTGGTTGTCCCACTCGAAGGGGATGGGCTGCTCGCCTCTGTGTCGGGCTGCAGAGGTCGAGAGGGATCGCagagccgccgacgccctaAGAATCGTCCTCGTCTGGTAGAGAAAAGGGGTTAACGTCGACATTGCGGGTTGTGGACGTGTTTGTGGATGTGGTTGTCCGTCGAAGCTGCGCTGTTGCTGCAATTCTGCGAGAAGATGCGCCGCCAAAGCAACAAAATTTCCATCCATCCAGGGTCGGTCAGTACGTACCCGCGACCTGCGCGACGGGTGATGGATGGAGCTCGGGCCATAAGGAATCAGATACGTACCATCTGCAAGGGACCGTCTTCGCTGATGTAATTGTTTGGTCTACCGGGAGGGACCGGTGGGTTCACGCTCCTGAGGTACAGCCTATCTCGCTAGGTACCTGATAAGGTACCTAACAAGGTACCTAACAAGGTACCTAAGTTGCCTAGAGAGGGAcagctacctacctaagtaggtaggtacctacagAGACCTAAGTGCCTACATAATCAACGCGTCGCGACGCGCTTCGAATCAATTAAAGAAAttcgccttcgtcgcgcTCTGTCCAGCTTCGAgatctcgccctcctcccgcctcccctcccccctcctcgccgacttGGGTTGCAAGGTTGCTGCCACAGAGACCGAATTGCGCGTCGGATTGTGCGATTGCCACTTGAAACCTGCAAGTAGGTTCTTTTGTATTGACTCTGTGCATCCTGTTCATCTGGCGAAGCGAGCGCAGCAATCACTCCCGAATCGCATCCTCGACTCGACCAAGCCGTACCTTGCCAAGCACCGACTCGACACTTCCAAGCGCCATCTACGACTCCTCCACAGACCGTACTGCGCATATTTCTCCTCTTCAAGGCCTTTACTTGCAGCCATTGCATTTTTGTACTGCCAGTCACAGCCATGCCGACCAGGaagcagaaggaggagcccgaggaggccatgagCGCCTTCGAGCGCATGCGGCAGGAGAACATTGCACGTAACCAGAGCCTCCTTAAGGACCTGGCCCAGGTGTCGAATAAGATGATGCCTGCCAAGCCCAAGCCTGCCCCGAAGCCCCGGTCCGCGCCGGTCAAGAAAGAGGCTGTTGAAGCTCCCGCCGGTCCCGTCCGTCGCAGTGCCCGAGTCGCAGGCCTTGACGCCGATAATGAGACGCTCAAACGCAAGTacgaggtcgagctggagGATCAAgccgccaaggagaaggcgaagaagaagcgtgTTGGCGGCACTCTGAGCTTGGGCGACATTGCCGTCGAAGGGAAAAAGTTCAACAAGGGCATCGATGGCCTGGGTGCGCTGGTGCCTCGCGGCGCCCAACCCGGAGTCCCGACCTTCACTGACGAGGATGTTGAAAACACATCAGACAAGGATCTCAAGGATCTTCGGAAAAAGATGGGGAAGCTCGAGCTGTACGACAAGTGGATTCCTAACGGTATGTCACCTTGTAGCCCTGGGAATGGGCTGTCACTCACATGCCCACAGACATCAAGATATGCCCTCAACGGATATACGCGTCGACATTCCATCCTACCGAGGAGAAGGCAGTCATCTTTGCCGGCGATAAGGAAGGCGCCCTCGGTGTATTCGATGCTTCACAGGACGGGCCGCCGGAGAgcaatgacgacgacgaggaagcggCAGAATGGAAGGAGCCCGAGATTGGCGCTTACAAGATCCATGCGCGGACCATTACAACCATCATTGTTTCTCCCTTTGACAACCAAAAGGTCTATACGTCGTCCTACGACTCCACAGTCCGTGTCCTTGATCTTGCCAAGGACATGTGTGTCCCGGTCTGGGAGCCCGcggacaaggaggaggatgttCCTCTGTCGGCCATCGACATCCCTTTGACTGACCAGAACCTCGTCTACTTCTCGACCCTGGACGGAGCCGTAGGTCGAGTGGACATTCGAGACCCCAAGGGTACGGAAACATGGTCACTGTCGGATAACAAGATTGGCGGCTTTTCTCTGAACCCTCGGGAGCCGCACCTGCTGGCCACGGCCTCTCTGGACCGCACCGTCAAGATTTGGGACCTGCGTAAGATTACTGGCAAGGGTGAAATGCGCTTCCCTGCGATGCTCTATGAGCACAACTCCCGCCTCTCAGTCTCCCACGCCTCTTGGAGCCCCGGCGGCCACATTGCGACATCGTCGTACGACGATACCATTAAGATCTACAACTGGTCCGACCACGAGACCTGGGACTCGGAGGGCATGGAGCCCGCCAACATCGTCAAGCATAACAACCAGACGGGTCGGTGGGTGACCATCCTGAAGCCCCAGTGGCAAAAGCGCCCCCAAGATGGCATTCAAAAGTTCACCATCGGCAACATGAATCGTTTCGTCGACGTGTACGCTGCCAACGGGGAGCAGCTCGCTCAGCTCGGGGGCGAcggcatctcggccgtccCAGCCGTTGCTCAGTTCCATCCTACGATGGACTGGGTCGCCGGTGGCACAGCCAGCGGGAAGCTCTGTCTCTGGATGTGAGGCGTTGCCTTTGGCCATCTGTTATCTGTTTGGCACTAT
The DNA window shown above is from Colletotrichum destructivum chromosome 2, complete sequence and carries:
- a CDS encoding Putative WD40/YVTN repeat-like-containing domain superfamily — translated: MPTRKQKEEPEEAMSAFERMRQENIARNQSLLKDLAQVSNKMMPAKPKPAPKPRSAPVKKEAVEAPAGPVRRSARVAGLDADNETLKRKYEVELEDQAAKEKAKKKRVGGTLSLGDIAVEGKKFNKGIDGLGALVPRGAQPGVPTFTDEDVENTSDKDLKDLRKKMGKLELYDKWIPNDIKICPQRIYASTFHPTEEKAVIFAGDKEGALGVFDASQDGPPESNDDDEEAAEWKEPEIGAYKIHARTITTIIVSPFDNQKVYTSSYDSTVRVLDLAKDMCVPVWEPADKEEDVPLSAIDIPLTDQNLVYFSTLDGAVGRVDIRDPKGTETWSLSDNKIGGFSLNPREPHLLATASLDRTVKIWDLRKITGKGEMRFPAMLYEHNSRLSVSHASWSPGGHIATSSYDDTIKIYNWSDHETWDSEGMEPANIVKHNNQTGRWVTILKPQWQKRPQDGIQKFTIGNMNRFVDVYAANGEQLAQLGGDGISAVPAVAQFHPTMDWVAGGTASGKLCLWM